ACGTCCCGTTGGATGCTCAAGAGGTCCCGGGCGAAGATGATCAAAAGCTGGTCCCCCCAGATGATCTCGCCCCGTTCGTCGACGACCCCGATGCGGTCGGCATCGCCGTCGAAGCCAATCCCCAGGTCGGCCCCGACTTCCAGGACCCTGGCCCGGAGGTCCCGGATGTTTTCCGGGACGACCGGGTCGGGGTGGTGATTCGGGAATGAGCCGTCCATCTCGCAGTAGAGGCACGTGACCTCGGCCCCCATCCGCTCGTACAGGACGGGTGCCACGGGGCCGGCCGTGCCGTTGCCGGCGTCGACGACGACCCGGACCCGCCGAGGGCCGACGTTCAGGTTGTCCAAGACGTGCTGGACGTACTGGCCGATGATGTCCGGCTCGGTCCGAAGCGACCCCGGCCCGTCGGCGATGAAGTCCCCTGACTCCATGAGTTGACGGACTTCCTGGATCTGGGGCCCGTACAGGGTGTCCTTACCGACGCAGAGCTTGAAGCCGTTGAACTCGGGTGGGTTATGACTGGCCGTGATCTGGACGCCCCCCTGGACGGGCAGGACAAACAACGAGAAGTACAGGAGGGGTGTCGGCACGACGCCGACGTCGACGACGTCGCACCCGCTATCCATGAGGCCCCGGGCCAGCGCCCGAAATAAGGGCTCGGAGCTGTGGCGGCAGTCCCGCCCGACGGCCAAGACATGCCGCATGCGGCGACGTACATAAGTCCCGAAGGCCCGGCCCAGGGCGTAGGCAAAGTCCTCGTCGATGTCCGAACCGACGACGCCCCGGATATCATATTCCCGAAAGATCAAAGGATTCCATTTCACGGCGGCCGCCCTGCGAGAGTACTACGAGGTATGAGATGCAGAATATAGGGTACCAGATGCAGGATGCAAGGTGTTGAATGTCGGGTTTTTAGGGGGACCAGGCAAAGCCTGATCCCTGACCCTAAACACCGGACACCCCCACCGGGGGTGGGCGGCTATGGCTGGACGGCGGCCTCGGCCTCCATCCGCTGACGGACCCGCTCGATGGCCGCCCGGACTCGCCGGTCGCCGCCAGCCTGGCGAGCCGCCTGAGTGAACCATGATAGGGCTTCTCGGAGGTTCCCGGTCGCCTCCGCACAGACGCCCAGATTGTATAGGACTGGGACGGCCAAGGGAGCCCGTTCGTAAGCACGCCGCCAGTCTTCACAGGCCCGGTCGAGTCGGCCATCCCGAGCCCATCGGATACCTCCCTCGAGGAGGCCTCGCGCTTCGGGGTCCGGGACGGCTTCCTCATCGGTCATGAGGGGAATCCGCACGACGGCGTAGCGAGGCGCTACGTCCGTCAAGAATTCATCGAGGGCCCATTGCCGGGCCGCTCGCAGGAGCTCGCCCGGGGTCGGGAGGGTTTCCCGGCGGTCTGGGCAAGCCCGCCGGGCGGCCGTTCCCCGGATGTCCCGGCTGTAGACGACGCGACCCGTGGCGACGTCGATCAGGCGGGGAATAAAAACGAATATCGCCTTTCGCTCGATGCAGTAAACCGGAACGGACTCGTAGCGGACGCACTTCTTCCCCTCCCACTGGACACACTCCCGACGCTGTTCTGTGTATGGTTGATCGTCTACGTCCGCGACGGTCACGGTCCCCGTATAAAGACCTTCGACACCGAAACGCCGGCCCCATCGGGCCAATTCACCGGGGTCGCCGGATAACTGAGCCGGGAGACTCTCCGGAGCCCGGACCGAAAAGTAGGGCCGCCCTTCGACCCAAAGGCCCTTCAGGCGAGTCTCGATCTCAGCGGCCAGGGCGTATCCCTCAGGACCTGCCATAGGTAGGACGACCACGTTCCGGTACCGGACGGCCTCGGGATACCGGGCTGGCAGGAGGACCTGCGTCTTCACGGCTGGGCCTGCACATCCGAGGACGCCGAGCAGGCTGATGACGCCGCCGATGGTCCACCCTGCATAATCCCTGTAAAGAGGCATCCCTACACTCCATCGAACTCACCTCAAAACCTTCTCCCTGGGGGAGAAGGCCGGGTGAGGGCCTTGATCCAGAGCTCCTTTCTCTGAGATCAGGGACTCTTGAGACGAGTTCATTGTTAGCTTGTATACTTTGGGAATCCGAGCAATTCGTCGTGAAGTAGCCGAATTACCGAACGGCCGAATTCCCGAATTGCCAACGTGTTCAGTATACAGGGAAGCCATCCAGGATCCAACGGCCTGGGGACAGAGGGCCGACTCGGCGTTCAGTGCCGAATGCGAAGTGTGAACAGATCCGTTCGGTTGGGAGAAATGCGTTTCCCCTCCGGGAAAACGGTGGCCCGGCGACCTCGATGTTTCAAGCTTCCTCCGGATGACCCGGCCAGGACGGGCGGTGCATGAGGGTGACGCCCGCAGGACGGCGGGCTCTCTCCGGAAGCCACCGGCATGACGGCCGGTGGGCCGGGGATAGACGCCCGTCGCCCGACCGGCCCATCGGCCGACCTGCCGACTGCCCATCTGCCTATTCTGCCGACCTGCCCATCGGCCGACTGCTTGAAACATCGCGCTTTCGCGGAGGTACCCTTTCCGCTCTCCATCTCACTTCTCACCTCCCGAACAGCTCTGTTAACACACCGCATCTTGCATCCTGCATCCCGCATCCTGTATCCTGCGTCTTCTGCACTGAACCCCGTCCCCTCCAGCACGTCGTTGCCCTATCGAAGAGGCTGGCATGATGGCCAGCGTTCCGAGGAGGTCTCTCATGGACGTGGAAGCCAAGAAGCGGGCCCTCCGCATGATCACCTATGGCCTGTATGTCCTGACGGCGGCCGACGGCGACGAGGTCGCCGCCGGTACGGTTAATTGGCTGTCCCAAGCGTCCTTTGAGCCCCCGTTGGTGATGGTCGGCATCAAGGTCGGCAGTCATCTCCACGCCTTGATCGAGCGGACGGGCGCCTTTGCCGTCAACGTCTTAGCGGCCGATCAGAAGGCCATCGCCCAGGACTTCTTCCGCACGACGAAGGTGGAGGACGGCAAGCTTTCGGGCCATCCCTTCGAGCCAGGACCTGCGACGGGAGCGCCCTTGCTGGTCGAACTCCCGGCCTGGTGGGAGGCCCGGGTCGTCGATAAGGTCGCCCGGGGGGACCACACGGTCTACGTCGCTGAGGTCGTCGAGGCCGGTGTGCGCCGTCCGGACGCCAAGCCCCTCGTGATGTGGGACACGGGCTGGTACTACGGCGGATGACGGGCGGCGTTTTGGGTACTCTGGGACCGGTGGCTCGCTATGAAATGCGCCCATCGGATTGGAATCGGAGGGCCGTCATGGAGGTCGTTCGGGTCCTCGGCATCGCCGGAAGCCTGCGGCGGGGCTCCTACAATCGGGCCCTGCTCCGAGCCGCCCAGGAACTCTTGCCCGACGGGATGACCCTGGAGGTCTTCGACTTGCGGGACATCCCGCCGTACGACATGGACGTCGAACAGCAGGGCCTGCCTCCCTCCGTGGCGGCCCTGAAGACGGCCATCCGGCAGGCCGACGCCCTGCTGATCGCGACTCCCGAACACAACTGGTCCGTCCCGGGCGTCCTCAAGAACGCCATCGACTGGGCGTCCCGGCCGCCCGGAGACAATTCCTTCCAGGGAAAGCCCGTCGCCCTCATGGGCGCTTCGACGGGCCTCTACGGGACGGTCCGGGCCCAGCTTCACCTCCGACAGGTCCTGACGTCCCTGGACGCCTATGTCCTGAACCGGCCCCAGGTCCTCGTGGCCCGCGCCCAGGAAAAGTTCGACGCCGAGGGCCGCCTGATCGACGAGCCGACCCGGACGCTTGTCCGAAACCTGTTGGTCGCCTTGCGGGACTGGACGCTTCGGCTCCGGGGGACGGCATGACCGGTCTGCACTCCCGCAACAATGCGGCTACTTCGTTCGATAATACCTACATCTTGAAAACCGAAGGCCCACCACCCAGCATCATGTCCGTGCGAGGAATCTCATGAAGGAGACGAAAACCATCGTCGCGGCAGTCCTCATCGGGACGGCCCTGCTTCTGGGGACCGGTCAGGGTCGGCCCCCGGCCGGCGCGGACTTCGCACAGGAATACCGAGCCCTCCGGGCTTCCCTGGAGGCTTTCTGGCAACGAGTCCCACTCCTCCTGAATAACGTGCAGTTTGTCCGCGGGACCGGCAACAGCTACGGCATCTACGACCCCCGGCCCACGGCCGCCTTCCGAACCGGGGAGCCGATCTACCTGTACCTGGAGCCTGTCGGGTACACGCTGAAAAAGAACCCGACCGGCTTGTACGAGTTTGGCTTTTCGGCCGACTTTACCGTAAAGGACGCCGCCGGCAAGGTCCTGGGCGGTCAGACCGGCTTTGCCGACCTGAACTTCCGCTCCTGGAACTTCAACACGGAGGTCGCTTTGACCTTCACGTATCGGTTCTCGGGTCTGAAGAAGGGCTCGTACAAAGTCGTCACCGTCGTCCATGACAAGTTCTCGGACAAGCGGGCGACCGTCGAGCAGGCCTTCACCATCCTGTGAATCCGGACTTGGAGGGGATTGGCCGGACATCGTTGAAGGTACAGGCATGACCAGTGCCCAGCCAAGGGCCGATACCTTGTTTGCCTGTCCTTACCGCCCGGCGATGGCTTGCCGGACCTGCTCCCAGACGGGCGGGTCGATCTTAAACGTCCCCGTGCCCTGAAGCCGTTCCCACAGGGTTCGATACTGGGGCTCCCGAGCGACTAAGTCCTTCAAGAGTTGGATACCCTGCTCGACGCGGCCGTGCTCGATTAGACGGACGGCGTGCCAGAAGCGCCACTCGGTCTTCTCCGGTGCCAGGGCGACGGCCTGTTCGAAGGCCCGTTGGGCCCCATCGATGTCGCCCTGCTCCATCCGACGACCGGCCTCGAACCAGAAGAGCTGAATGCCCCGCCAGATCCGGTATAACCGGCGGAGTTCTGCGACCGGCTGGGGATGGTCGTCGACCCGCAGGTCCAGGACGACGTTCCGCCAGTCGGGTCCCTCGGGCCGGACCCGGACGATCTTCATGGCCGCCGACTGCCGGCACCGGAGGTCCCCGCCCTCGGCCTCGGCCGCCTCGAGGGCCGCTAGGAACCGCTCGGCCAGAGACCCCTTCGTCCGCTCGAAGGCGTCCCCCATCGCTTGCCACACCCGGTCGTTGGCCAGGAGGTTCCCTTGGGCCGAGTAGTCCGGCCCTGTCCGATGGCCGGCTGCCGGCGTCGCCCGGCGACCCGTGTGGGCGGCGATGCGGCCCTCGGTGTCGACGACGGCGACCTGCCGGAGTTCCCGGTCGGGGTCGGCCCCCAAGAGGGCCTCGAGGGCTT
Above is a genomic segment from bacterium HR11 containing:
- the ntaB gene encoding FMN reductase (NADH) NtaB, with amino-acid sequence MDVEAKKRALRMITYGLYVLTAADGDEVAAGTVNWLSQASFEPPLVMVGIKVGSHLHALIERTGAFAVNVLAADQKAIAQDFFRTTKVEDGKLSGHPFEPGPATGAPLLVELPAWWEARVVDKVARGDHTVYVAEVVEAGVRRPDAKPLVMWDTGWYYGG
- a CDS encoding NAD(P)H-dependent FMN reductase, which codes for MEVVRVLGIAGSLRRGSYNRALLRAAQELLPDGMTLEVFDLRDIPPYDMDVEQQGLPPSVAALKTAIRQADALLIATPEHNWSVPGVLKNAIDWASRPPGDNSFQGKPVALMGASTGLYGTVRAQLHLRQVLTSLDAYVLNRPQVLVARAQEKFDAEGRLIDEPTRTLVRNLLVALRDWTLRLRGTA
- the algC gene encoding Phosphomannomutase/phosphoglucomutase, which translates into the protein MKWNPLIFREYDIRGVVGSDIDEDFAYALGRAFGTYVRRRMRHVLAVGRDCRHSSEPLFRALARGLMDSGCDVVDVGVVPTPLLYFSLFVLPVQGGVQITASHNPPEFNGFKLCVGKDTLYGPQIQEVRQLMESGDFIADGPGSLRTEPDIIGQYVQHVLDNLNVGPRRVRVVVDAGNGTAGPVAPVLYERMGAEVTCLYCEMDGSFPNHHPDPVVPENIRDLRARVLEVGADLGIGFDGDADRIGVVDERGEIIWGDQLLIIFARDLLSIQRDVPIIFEVKCTLLLEWEIERLRGIPVMWKAGHSLIKAKMRELAAPLAGEMSGHMFFGDRYFGYDDAIYAGARLIEILSHSQQPLSAFLADLPKTYATPEIRVYCPDEVKFRVVERVTDHFRRLGRPLVDVDGVRVKYDDGWGLVRASNTQPALVLRFEALSEEALRRIQDEIYGVVYATLRAFGVPTTGSPMGH